The proteins below come from a single Dinghuibacter silviterrae genomic window:
- a CDS encoding helix-turn-helix domain-containing protein, translating into MNEIIKIASVDAYNKLRGVETQHPLVSVFNLSGKKPMPVETFNFGLYVVYLKELKCGELKYGRNLYDYQEGTLVFVAPGQILGVQPNAAAADPKGWVLLFHPDLLTGTHLGKHIHDYSFFSYDVNEALHLSEKERQIVLDCFEKIQIELDQSIDKHSKTLIASNIELFLNYCTRFYDRQFITRDNANKGILEKFEDLLNNYYATDKPQQIGLPSVAWCAEQLHLSAKYFGDLIKKETGTSAQEYIQSKVIDVAKERIFDMDKSLSEIAYDLGFRYPQHFTRLFKLKVGVTPNAYRIMN; encoded by the coding sequence ATGAACGAGATCATAAAAATCGCCAGCGTAGATGCCTACAATAAGCTGCGTGGCGTAGAAACCCAACATCCCCTGGTCAGTGTCTTTAACCTGTCGGGGAAAAAGCCGATGCCCGTCGAGACTTTCAATTTCGGCTTATACGTTGTCTATCTTAAGGAATTAAAATGCGGCGAGCTAAAATATGGCCGTAACCTCTACGACTACCAGGAAGGGACACTGGTATTTGTGGCGCCTGGTCAAATATTGGGCGTACAGCCAAACGCCGCCGCCGCTGACCCGAAAGGCTGGGTACTCCTTTTCCACCCAGACTTACTCACCGGCACCCATTTGGGAAAACATATCCATGACTACTCGTTCTTTTCCTATGATGTGAACGAAGCCCTTCACCTCTCCGAAAAAGAAAGACAGATTGTTCTCGACTGCTTCGAAAAAATCCAGATAGAGCTGGACCAATCCATCGACAAGCACAGCAAAACGCTGATCGCCTCCAACATCGAACTGTTCCTGAACTATTGCACCCGTTTCTACGACCGGCAGTTTATTACCAGGGACAACGCAAACAAGGGCATCCTGGAGAAGTTCGAAGACCTCCTCAACAACTACTACGCCACGGACAAGCCCCAGCAAATCGGCCTCCCCTCGGTCGCCTGGTGCGCGGAGCAACTGCATCTGTCCGCCAAATATTTCGGGGACCTCATCAAGAAGGAAACAGGTACCTCCGCCCAGGAATACATCCAGTCCAAGGTAATCGACGTCGCCAAAGAGCGCATCTTCGATATGGACAAATCCCTTAGCGAAATCGCCTACGATCTGGGGTTCAGGTACCCCCAACATTTCACCCGGCTGTTTAAGCTTAAGGTGGGGGTTACCCCGAATGCGTATAGAATAATGAACTAA